A window of Aliarcobacter trophiarum LMG 25534 contains these coding sequences:
- a CDS encoding MqnA/MqnD/SBP family protein, translating into MIFSKIDFINLLPFHIYIKKNIKSNQLKSIIEYKKSYPAKITNNFKKRKVHSAFISSIGSRAEKFLDFGIVARDEVLSVLVLPNKEAKDDFQSKTSNALAKVLELEGEVIIGDKALKFYLENKDEKIIDLAKEWQNRYNLPFVFATLCYNKYEKRLKNLTKNFDKKKIKIPQYILEIYSKRSGISKNDILNYLTKIDYDLGYKEKRALKLFLKLSKEKGVL; encoded by the coding sequence ATGATATTTTCAAAAATTGATTTTATAAACCTATTACCTTTTCACATTTATATCAAAAAAAATATAAAATCAAACCAACTTAAGTCAATAATAGAGTACAAAAAATCATACCCAGCAAAAATTACAAATAATTTTAAAAAAAGAAAAGTGCATAGTGCTTTTATCTCTTCAATTGGCTCAAGAGCTGAGAAGTTTTTGGACTTTGGAATAGTTGCAAGAGATGAAGTTTTATCTGTTTTGGTTTTACCAAATAAAGAGGCAAAAGATGATTTTCAGTCTAAAACTTCAAATGCTTTAGCAAAAGTTTTAGAGTTAGAAGGTGAGGTTATTATTGGAGATAAAGCTTTGAAATTTTATCTTGAAAATAAAGATGAAAAGATTATAGATTTAGCAAAAGAGTGGCAAAATAGATATAATCTTCCTTTTGTTTTTGCAACTTTGTGTTATAACAAATACGAAAAAAGATTGAAGAACCTCACAAAAAACTTTGATAAGAAAAAGATAAAAATTCCACAATATATTTTGGAAATCTATTCAAAACGAAGTGGAATAAGTAAAAATGATATTTTAAACTATCTTACAAAAATAGATTATGATTTAGGCTATAAAGAGAAAAGAGCTTTAAAGCTCTTTTTAAAACTTTCAAAAGAAAAAGGAGTTTTATGA
- a CDS encoding MoaD/ThiS family protein: MVKIEFLGPINKESINLDIKNLNELSNILKNDEKISSWLETCAVAVNDTLVFSKDFELKGGDKVSLLPPVCGG; this comes from the coding sequence ATGGTAAAAATAGAGTTTTTAGGACCTATAAATAAAGAGAGTATTAATTTAGATATAAAAAATTTGAATGAATTATCAAATATTTTAAAAAATGATGAAAAAATATCATCTTGGCTTGAAACTTGTGCAGTTGCAGTAAATGATACACTGGTTTTTTCTAAAGATTTTGAACTAAAAGGTGGAGACAAAGTTTCACTTCTTCCTCCTGTTTGTGGAGGTTGA
- a CDS encoding molybdopterin synthase catalytic subunit, producing the protein MFSKDLQIHNGSLEIEKIHNSWYEKYKNLNYGAFITFVGIIRDENSIDGLSFDVYEPLLEKWFKSWQERAKKQNAIVFLAHSRGDVLNHTSSYIAGVCSPQRRVALELIDSFVEDFKKNAPIWKYDMRNKQRIYAKDRSQKIDGAGILA; encoded by the coding sequence TTGTTTAGCAAAGATTTACAAATTCATAATGGAAGTTTAGAGATAGAAAAAATTCACAACTCTTGGTATGAAAAATATAAGAACCTAAATTATGGTGCTTTTATTACATTTGTAGGAATTATAAGAGATGAAAACAGTATAGATGGTTTAAGTTTTGATGTATATGAACCACTTTTAGAAAAATGGTTTAAATCGTGGCAAGAAAGAGCAAAAAAACAAAATGCAATAGTATTTTTAGCTCATAGTCGTGGTGATGTTTTAAATCATACAAGTTCATATATTGCAGGAGTTTGTAGCCCACAAAGGCGAGTTGCTTTAGAGCTTATTGATAGTTTTGTAGAAGATTTTAAGAAAAATGCTCCTATTTGGAAATATGATATGAGAAATAAACAGAGAATTTATGCCAAAGATAGAAGCCAAAAAATAGATGGTGCAGGAATTTTAGCATGA
- the hisJ gene encoding histidinol-phosphatase HisJ produces MRVDLHNHTKLCNHATGSVDEYVKRAIELKIDEYGFACHAPMNFDPKYRMKLEERALYENWVNEAKDKYKDKIKVLLAYEVDYLKGFMLDEILNANVDYLIGSIHFLQNKNELWGFDNPEFIGVYESVDINKIWEDYFSAIEAMAKTNYFQIVGHLDLIKVFKFLPKKDVRLLARNALKEIKKANMVLEINPAGLRKPIGETYPSKQLLEEAYNLGIEITFGSDAHSVEHVGFGYEDAINLAKDIGYKKCATFYKKEMSLIDF; encoded by the coding sequence ATAAGAGTAGATTTACATAATCACACAAAACTTTGTAACCATGCAACTGGTAGCGTTGATGAGTATGTAAAAAGAGCTATAGAGCTAAAAATTGATGAATATGGTTTTGCCTGTCATGCACCAATGAATTTTGACCCAAAATATAGAATGAAACTAGAAGAGAGAGCTTTATATGAAAATTGGGTAAATGAAGCAAAAGATAAATATAAAGATAAGATAAAAGTTCTTTTAGCTTATGAAGTTGATTATCTAAAAGGTTTTATGCTTGATGAGATTTTAAATGCAAATGTTGATTATCTAATAGGATCAATACATTTTTTACAAAATAAAAATGAACTATGGGGATTTGATAACCCTGAGTTTATAGGTGTTTATGAAAGTGTTGATATAAATAAGATTTGGGAAGATTATTTTAGTGCAATTGAAGCTATGGCAAAAACAAACTATTTCCAAATAGTTGGTCATTTGGATTTAATAAAGGTTTTTAAATTTTTACCAAAAAAAGATGTTAGATTATTAGCAAGAAATGCTCTAAAAGAGATAAAAAAAGCAAATATGGTTTTGGAGATAAATCCAGCAGGTCTTAGAAAGCCTATAGGAGAAACTTATCCTTCAAAACAACTATTAGAAGAAGCCTATAATTTAGGAATTGAGATTACTTTTGGTTCAGATGCCCATAGTGTAGAGCATGTTGGATTTGGATATGAAGATGCTATAAATTTAGCAAAAGATATTGGTTATAAAAAGTGTGCTACTTTTTATAAAAAAGAGATGAGTTTAATAGATTTTTAG
- the glnA gene encoding type I glutamate--ammonia ligase gives MGKFVNSIEEFFKFCSENEVKFVDFRFTDLKGTWHHVTYNIKAVNSDLLANGMPFDGSSIDAWQPIHKSDMILKPDVPTAFLDPFTADSTIIVICDVYDIYEKNMYEKCPRSIAKKAVEYLEEANIGDVAYFGPENEFFVFEDVKIKDHGNESYYRVDSEDGEWNSAKNYEGGNIGHRSGLKGGYFPVAPIDNGVDLRAEMMQVLEQVGLEVILGHHEVAQGQHEIGIVYGDLIEASDNVQKLKYVIKMVAHLNGKSATFMPKPLYGDNGSGMHVHQSIWKNGKNLFYKQGEYGNLSDIARWYIGGIFKHARAVAAFTNPSTNSYKRLIPGFEAPSILTYSSQNRSASCRIPYGAGEKATRVEMRFPDSTACPYLAFSAMLMAGLDGIKNKYEPIGPMDDDLFELSLDEIRERDIPQMPHTLRGSLEALIRHNDFLRPVFTKKMIDTYQHFKFSTQVWPYEARPTPFEFKTMYSC, from the coding sequence ATGGGAAAATTTGTAAATAGTATAGAAGAGTTTTTTAAGTTTTGTAGTGAAAATGAAGTAAAGTTTGTAGATTTTAGATTTACAGATTTAAAAGGTACATGGCATCATGTGACTTATAATATCAAAGCAGTAAATAGTGATTTACTAGCAAATGGAATGCCTTTTGATGGTTCATCAATAGATGCATGGCAACCAATTCATAAATCAGATATGATATTAAAACCAGATGTTCCAACTGCATTTTTAGACCCATTTACAGCTGATAGTACAATAATAGTAATTTGTGATGTTTATGATATTTATGAAAAAAATATGTATGAAAAATGTCCTAGGTCTATAGCAAAAAAAGCTGTTGAGTACCTAGAAGAAGCAAACATTGGAGATGTTGCATATTTTGGACCTGAAAATGAATTTTTTGTTTTTGAAGATGTAAAAATTAAAGATCATGGAAATGAGTCTTACTATAGAGTTGATAGTGAAGATGGTGAGTGGAATAGTGCAAAAAATTATGAAGGTGGAAATATTGGACATAGAAGTGGTCTAAAAGGTGGATATTTCCCTGTAGCTCCTATTGACAATGGAGTTGATTTAAGAGCAGAAATGATGCAAGTTTTAGAGCAAGTTGGTCTTGAAGTAATTTTAGGTCACCATGAAGTTGCACAAGGACAACACGAGATTGGAATAGTTTATGGAGATTTAATTGAAGCTAGTGATAATGTTCAAAAATTAAAATATGTTATCAAAATGGTAGCTCATTTAAATGGAAAAAGTGCAACATTTATGCCAAAACCACTTTATGGTGACAATGGAAGTGGAATGCATGTTCACCAAAGTATTTGGAAAAATGGTAAAAATCTATTTTATAAGCAGGGTGAATATGGAAATTTAAGTGATATTGCACGTTGGTATATTGGTGGAATTTTTAAACATGCACGTGCTGTTGCTGCATTTACAAACCCATCTACAAACTCTTATAAAAGATTAATACCTGGTTTTGAAGCACCATCAATTTTGACTTATTCATCTCAAAATAGAAGTGCCTCTTGTAGAATTCCTTATGGCGCAGGAGAAAAAGCAACAAGAGTTGAGATGAGATTTCCAGATTCAACTGCTTGTCCGTATTTAGCATTTTCAGCTATGCTTATGGCTGGACTTGATGGAATAAAAAATAAATATGAGCCAATTGGTCCTATGGATGATGATTTATTTGAACTATCTTTAGATGAAATTAGAGAAAGAGATATTCCTCAAATGCCTCATACATTAAGAGGTTCTTTAGAGGCTTTAATCAGACACAATGACTTTTTAAGACCTGTATTTACTAAAAAAATGATAGATACATATCAGCACTTTAAATTCTCTACACAAGTTTGGCCTTATGAAGCTAGACCTACACCATTTGAGTTTAAAACTATGTACTCTTGCTAA
- the ribH gene encoding 6,7-dimethyl-8-ribityllumazine synthase produces MRVIEGSLRLKGNERVAIINGRFNHIITDRLVEGAKDSFKRHGGNEANLDLILVPGAFEIPFALEKALSSGKYDAVCCVGAVIRGATPHFDYISAEATKGIATVALKFGKPVSNGVLTTDTIEQAIERAGSKVGNKGAEAMLTIIEMLDLYSEMEK; encoded by the coding sequence ATGAGAGTAATAGAAGGTTCTTTAAGGCTAAAAGGAAACGAAAGAGTAGCCATAATAAATGGAAGATTCAACCATATAATAACTGATAGATTAGTAGAAGGTGCAAAAGATTCATTCAAAAGACACGGAGGAAATGAAGCAAACTTAGATTTGATTTTAGTTCCTGGAGCTTTTGAAATTCCCTTTGCACTTGAAAAAGCACTATCAAGTGGAAAATATGATGCTGTTTGCTGTGTTGGTGCAGTTATAAGAGGAGCAACTCCTCATTTTGATTATATTAGTGCAGAAGCAACAAAAGGAATAGCAACAGTTGCTTTAAAATTTGGAAAACCTGTATCAAATGGTGTTTTAACAACAGATACAATAGAACAAGCGATAGAGAGAGCTGGTTCAAAAGTAGGAAACAAAGGTGCAGAAGCTATGCTTACAATAATCGAAATGCTAGATTTATATAGCGAAATGGAAAAATAA
- the nusB gene encoding transcription antitermination factor NusB, with translation MATRTQARESVIGLLYAYDLGNTEIAKFVDDILEEKKIRNSQKEFALNLFNGTVKNLNSIDEDIIKHLTQGTLEDVGSVEKSILRLAIYEIQFEKLSKAIVINEAIELAKKLASDGAPKFINAILDQLKKV, from the coding sequence TTGGCAACAAGAACACAAGCAAGAGAGTCAGTAATTGGTCTTTTATATGCATATGATTTAGGTAATACTGAAATAGCGAAATTTGTCGACGATATTTTAGAAGAGAAAAAAATCAGAAATAGCCAAAAAGAGTTTGCTTTAAATCTATTTAATGGAACAGTTAAGAACTTAAACTCTATAGATGAGGATATTATTAAACATCTTACTCAAGGAACTTTAGAAGATGTTGGAAGTGTAGAAAAATCTATTTTACGACTTGCGATTTATGAAATACAATTTGAAAAATTATCAAAAGCAATAGTTATAAATGAAGCAATAGAGTTGGCAAAAAAACTAGCAAGTGATGGTGCTCCAAAGTTTATAAATGCAATTTTAGATCAACTAAAAAAGGTTTAA
- the pyrF gene encoding orotidine-5'-phosphate decarboxylase gives MKKDMKLCVSLDLENSSENLALVEKIKDFDVWLKVGFRTYLRDGKKFLEDLKAINPNFKIFLDLKLYDIPNTMADAAFDISNFGLVDMFNVHASAGKEAMKTVMQRIKDIPNRPLVLAVTALTSFDNDSFKKIYGEDIEVKAREFAKETFEAGLDGVVCSAYESLDIKNSTNKDFITLCPGIRPFGEDNGDQKRVADIKFSKENLVDFIVVGRPIYKDENPRDIVKKIIDNI, from the coding sequence ATGAAAAAGGATATGAAACTTTGTGTATCTTTAGATTTAGAAAATAGTAGTGAAAATCTAGCTTTAGTAGAAAAAATAAAAGATTTTGATGTTTGGCTAAAAGTTGGCTTTAGAACATATTTAAGAGATGGCAAAAAATTCTTAGAAGATTTAAAAGCAATAAATCCAAACTTTAAAATATTTTTAGACCTAAAACTATATGATATTCCAAATACAATGGCAGACGCTGCTTTTGATATTTCAAACTTTGGACTAGTTGATATGTTTAATGTTCATGCAAGTGCTGGTAAAGAAGCTATGAAGACAGTTATGCAAAGAATTAAAGATATTCCAAACAGACCATTAGTTTTGGCTGTAACTGCTCTTACATCCTTTGATAATGATAGTTTTAAAAAAATATATGGTGAAGATATCGAAGTAAAAGCAAGAGAGTTTGCAAAAGAGACATTTGAAGCTGGACTTGATGGTGTTGTTTGTTCTGCTTATGAGAGTTTAGATATTAAAAATAGCACAAATAAAGATTTTATTACCCTATGCCCTGGGATTCGTCCTTTTGGAGAAGATAATGGTGATCAAAAAAGAGTTGCTGATATAAAGTTTTCAAAAGAAAATTTAGTAGATTTCATAGTTGTAGGTCGTCCTATATATAAAGATGAAAACCCAAGAGATATAGTAAAAAAAATAATAGATAATATCTGA